A genomic segment from Thermodesulfobacteriota bacterium encodes:
- a CDS encoding protein-glutamate O-methyltransferase, whose amino-acid sequence MADINPGLNTNIPIFNPPDMSDQEFALFSDLVYRHAGITLPPAKRNMLVSRLLKRLRALGLHSFFDYYNYITSPEGRQAEFPHTIDMISTNKTEFFREAGHFKFLKEVVLPELATRVRRVGEGKIMAWSAGCSSGEEPYTLAMVMIEYLKVYGGGEFSILATDISHRMLDKGRRAVYAGPEIQGIPEDYLRKYFLRGTKGQEGYYRVAPELRNRVGFQHYNFMDDSVPFHGSMDFIFCRNVMIYFDQGTRTRLIKKFYKHLVDGGYLFIGHSETLHGMETDFKLASPTVYRKI is encoded by the coding sequence ATGGCGGACATAAACCCCGGCTTAAATACGAATATTCCCATTTTTAATCCTCCTGACATGTCTGACCAGGAGTTTGCCCTGTTCAGCGATCTTGTGTACCGCCATGCCGGGATAACCCTTCCCCCTGCTAAAAGGAACATGCTTGTTTCACGATTGCTAAAACGCCTCAGAGCCCTTGGGCTGCATTCTTTTTTTGATTATTACAATTACATAACCAGTCCGGAGGGCCGGCAGGCCGAATTCCCGCATACTATCGATATGATCAGCACCAACAAGACCGAGTTTTTCCGGGAGGCAGGCCATTTTAAGTTCTTAAAAGAGGTGGTCTTGCCGGAGTTGGCGACCCGGGTACGCCGCGTAGGCGAGGGGAAAATCATGGCTTGGAGCGCAGGTTGTTCCTCGGGAGAAGAACCTTATACCTTAGCTATGGTTATGATAGAGTATCTTAAGGTTTACGGGGGCGGTGAGTTTTCTATCCTGGCTACGGATATATCACACCGCATGTTGGATAAGGGCCGGCGCGCAGTTTATGCCGGGCCGGAAATTCAAGGTATTCCCGAGGATTATCTGAGGAAGTATTTCCTGCGCGGGACAAAGGGACAGGAGGGTTACTATCGTGTGGCGCCGGAGTTGCGTAACCGGGTGGGGTTTCAGCATTATAATTTTATGGACGACTCCGTTCCTTTCCACGGGTCTATGGATTTTATTTTTTGCCGCAATGTCATGATATATTTCGACCAAGGGACCAGAACCAGGTTGATAAAGAAGTTTTATAAGCATCTCGTTGACGGAGGGTATCTGTTCATCGGCCACTCGGAGACCCTGCACGGGATGGAAACGGATTTTAAACTGGCCAGCCCGACCGTTTATAGGAAGATATAA
- a CDS encoding chemotaxis response regulator protein-glutamate methylesterase: protein MSEKIKVLVVDDSAVVRQTLNEILDSDPDIEVIATAQDPYVAAERLKKAVPDVITLDVEMPRMDGITFLRKLMAQHPIPVVICSTLTTQGAQTTLQALEYGAVEIIEKPKMGTKQFLEESRIRICDAVKAAAQVTLRPRKIRKVEEKLTADVIMAKPKTKAMAETTEKVVLIGASTGGTEALRAFLEALPHDTPGMVIVQHMPEKFTSAFAARLNGLCRVEVKEAENGDGVVTGRALIAPGNKHTLLKRSGARYYVEIKDGPLVSRHRPSVDVLFRSGARYAGANAVGVIMTGMGDDGAQGLLEMKEAGAFTIAQDEATCVVFGMPKEAIKRGAVDKILPLPAIPREVIKICSG, encoded by the coding sequence ATGAGCGAGAAAATAAAGGTGCTGGTCGTCGATGACTCTGCTGTAGTGCGGCAGACGCTGAACGAGATATTAGACTCTGATCCGGATATCGAGGTAATTGCTACCGCGCAGGACCCTTATGTGGCGGCGGAGCGCCTGAAAAAGGCTGTGCCGGATGTTATTACTCTGGATGTAGAGATGCCGCGCATGGATGGTATCACCTTCCTGCGCAAGCTTATGGCTCAGCATCCCATACCCGTGGTTATCTGCTCGACTCTGACTACACAGGGCGCTCAGACAACCCTTCAGGCCCTGGAATATGGCGCAGTGGAGATCATCGAGAAGCCCAAGATGGGGACAAAGCAGTTTCTGGAGGAGTCCAGGATACGCATCTGCGACGCTGTTAAGGCGGCGGCTCAGGTCACATTACGTCCCAGAAAAATCAGAAAAGTTGAAGAAAAGCTGACGGCGGATGTAATCATGGCCAAACCAAAGACCAAGGCCATGGCCGAAACCACGGAGAAGGTAGTCCTGATCGGGGCTTCCACCGGTGGTACAGAGGCGTTAAGAGCGTTCCTCGAGGCCCTGCCGCACGACACCCCGGGCATGGTGATTGTCCAGCACATGCCTGAGAAATTTACCTCAGCCTTTGCCGCGCGGCTGAACGGCCTTTGCCGGGTGGAGGTCAAGGAGGCTGAAAATGGTGATGGAGTGGTGACCGGACGGGCCTTAATCGCCCCGGGGAATAAGCATACCTTGCTTAAGCGGAGTGGCGCCCGGTATTATGTGGAGATTAAGGACGGGCCTTTAGTCTCCCGTCATCGCCCGTCCGTGGATGTGCTCTTTCGCTCCGGGGCCCGCTATGCCGGGGCCAATGCTGTCGGTGTCATCATGACCGGCATGGGCGACGACGGCGCTCAGGGGCTGCTGGAAATGAAGGAGGCCGGGGCCTTTACCATTGCCCAGGACGAGGCCACCTGTGTGGTTTTTGGCATGCCCAAAGAGGCCATAAAGCGTGGCGCCGTAGATAAGATATTGCCGCTACCCGCTATTCCGCGAGAGGTTATCAAGATATGTTCGGGATGA
- the ppsA gene encoding phosphoenolpyruvate synthase, producing the protein MGKSKNRFILWFDEIGIKDIPLVGGKNASLGEMYQKLIRKGVNVPGGFAITAEAYKYLLKASGVDKKIREILEGLDTHNIKDLMQRGEKVRNVVRTAPFPDDLTKTIVDAYARMEKEYGANVDVAVRSSATAEDLPDASFAGQQETYLNIREKEHLIDACKRCFASLFTNRAISYRQDKGFGHFDVYLSIAVQKMIRSDSACSGVIFSIDTESGFKDAVFITGAWGLGENVVQGAVNPDEFYVFKPTLKNGKMPIVVKRLGTKEIKMVYTNNLRKPTVNKPTPLNERNQYILSDEELATLARWACVIEDHYSKEAGYFKPMDIEWAKDGDGKKVGTGKLYIVQARPETVHSQKDVNFVETYVLKETGKLLVTGQAVGSRIGQGKVNLIKSSKNILDFKPGQVLVTDMTDPDWEPIMKIAAAIVTNRGGRTCHAAIVSRELGIPCVIGTEKADKVLRAGQPVTVSCCEGETGYIYEGMLKYKVERTDLKKLPQTRTKIMMNVGIPERAFIQGQIPNDGVGLAREEFIINSHIGIHPLALIHYKELKGKARKDKKIAKVIEQIDQRTPHYKDKVQFFVDTLAQGIGRIGAGFYPNDVIVRLSDFKTNEYANLIGGFLYEPVESNPMIGWRGASRYYDPSFEPAFALECRALLKVRDEMGLTNVKVMVPFCRTVEEGKKVIEVMKKYGLVQGKKGLEVYVMCEIPSNVVLADEFSKVFDGFSIGSNDLTQLTMGLDRDSELIAHISDERNEAVKRLIAQVIKVARANKRKIGICGQGPSDFPEFAEFLVECGIDSMSLNPDTAVKTRLLVAEREKKLGIKP; encoded by the coding sequence ATGGGTAAGAGTAAAAATCGGTTTATACTATGGTTTGACGAGATAGGCATCAAGGATATTCCGTTGGTCGGCGGGAAAAACGCTTCACTTGGAGAGATGTATCAGAAATTGATCAGGAAGGGCGTCAACGTCCCGGGCGGTTTTGCCATAACGGCTGAGGCTTACAAATATCTGCTCAAGGCGTCCGGTGTCGATAAAAAGATACGGGAAATTTTGGAAGGGTTGGATACTCACAATATTAAAGACCTGATGCAGCGTGGGGAAAAGGTGCGTAATGTAGTACGTACCGCTCCTTTCCCGGATGATCTCACCAAGACTATCGTTGACGCCTATGCACGGATGGAGAAGGAGTACGGGGCTAATGTGGACGTTGCAGTCCGTTCTTCTGCTACTGCCGAAGATTTACCCGATGCCTCGTTTGCCGGCCAGCAGGAGACCTATCTGAATATCCGTGAGAAAGAACATCTTATAGATGCCTGTAAAAGATGTTTTGCCAGTCTGTTTACCAACCGGGCCATTTCTTACAGGCAGGATAAGGGATTTGGTCATTTTGATGTCTATTTATCAATAGCCGTTCAGAAGATGATACGGAGCGATTCGGCTTGCTCCGGCGTTATATTTTCTATTGATACAGAGTCTGGCTTTAAAGATGCGGTGTTTATTACCGGCGCCTGGGGGCTGGGTGAAAATGTAGTACAGGGGGCGGTCAACCCTGATGAATTTTATGTCTTTAAGCCGACCCTCAAGAACGGCAAGATGCCCATAGTCGTCAAGAGACTGGGGACCAAAGAGATAAAGATGGTTTATACGAACAACTTGAGGAAACCAACTGTTAATAAGCCGACACCGCTTAATGAGAGAAATCAGTATATCCTTTCGGATGAAGAGCTGGCTACCCTGGCGCGTTGGGCCTGTGTGATTGAAGATCATTACAGTAAAGAGGCCGGCTATTTTAAGCCTATGGACATCGAGTGGGCCAAGGATGGGGACGGCAAAAAGGTAGGGACCGGTAAGCTTTATATAGTACAGGCCAGGCCGGAGACGGTCCATTCCCAGAAGGACGTCAATTTTGTAGAGACCTATGTCTTGAAAGAGACGGGAAAGCTCCTTGTCACCGGGCAGGCGGTCGGCTCCAGGATAGGTCAGGGCAAGGTAAATCTTATTAAGAGTTCTAAAAACATCCTGGATTTCAAGCCGGGGCAGGTGTTGGTGACAGACATGACCGATCCTGACTGGGAGCCGATTATGAAAATCGCTGCGGCCATCGTCACCAACCGCGGCGGGCGGACGTGCCATGCGGCTATTGTATCCCGGGAATTGGGTATCCCTTGTGTTATCGGGACAGAAAAGGCAGATAAGGTCTTAAGGGCTGGTCAGCCTGTTACTGTGTCATGCTGTGAGGGAGAAACCGGCTATATATATGAAGGCATGTTGAAGTATAAGGTAGAACGCACTGACCTGAAGAAATTGCCCCAAACCCGCACTAAGATAATGATGAATGTAGGTATCCCGGAAAGGGCTTTCATCCAGGGCCAGATTCCGAATGATGGCGTGGGGTTGGCGCGAGAAGAATTTATTATTAACTCTCATATCGGCATACATCCCCTGGCGCTCATCCATTACAAAGAGCTTAAGGGAAAGGCACGGAAAGATAAGAAAATAGCAAAGGTAATAGAACAGATCGATCAGCGTACTCCCCATTATAAAGACAAAGTGCAATTTTTTGTAGATACTCTGGCCCAGGGTATCGGGCGTATCGGCGCCGGTTTTTATCCCAACGATGTTATTGTGCGTCTTTCCGATTTCAAGACCAACGAATACGCTAACCTAATCGGCGGATTTCTTTATGAGCCGGTCGAAAGTAATCCCATGATCGGCTGGCGCGGGGCTTCCCGCTACTATGATCCGTCTTTTGAGCCGGCCTTTGCTCTGGAATGTAGGGCCCTGCTTAAGGTGAGGGATGAGATGGGCCTGACCAATGTCAAGGTCATGGTTCCATTCTGCCGGACTGTGGAAGAAGGGAAGAAAGTAATCGAGGTTATGAAAAAATATGGCCTGGTTCAGGGCAAAAAGGGGCTGGAAGTCTATGTTATGTGTGAAATACCCAGCAACGTGGTGCTGGCTGATGAGTTTTCCAAGGTATTCGACGGGTTCTCCATCGGTTCTAATGACCTGACCCAGTTGACCATGGGCTTAGACCGGGATTCAGAGCTTATCGCCCATATTTCCGATGAACGTAATGAGGCGGTGAAGCGCTTAATTGCCCAGGTTATTAAGGTGGCGAGGGCCAACAAGAGGAAGATAGGCATTTGTGGACAGGGGCCGAGCGATTTTCCCGAATTCGCTGAGTTTCTTGTGGAATGCGGGATTGACTCTATGAGCCTAAACCCGGACACGGCGGTCAAGACCAGATTACTCGTGGCGGAGAGGGAGAAGAAGCTGGGGATAAAACCGTAA
- the ahcY gene encoding adenosylhomocysteinase: MKHHIKDEKLAAKGKLRIEWAGQSMPVLNIIRDRFEKEKPLKGVRIAACLHVTTETAALMETLKAGGADVAICASNPLSTQDDVAASLVKNSGIPVFAIKGEDHDTYYSHIRSVLKIKPMITMDDGADLVSTLHSEKKDLIPSILAGTEETTTGVIRLRSMAMDKVLGYPIIAVNDAKTKHFFDNRYGTGQSTIDGIIRATNRLLAGSVFVVCGYGWCGRGLASRARGMGARVIITEVDPLKSLEAVMDGYAVMPMEEATRIGDIYCTLTGNIHVIRKEHFLKMKDGAIVSNSGHFNVELDLDGLAEVTEKRRMIREYVEEYTLANGKRVYVLGEGRLINLAAAEGHPSSVMDMSFANQALSAEYIAKHHGQMRKEVYPVPEEIDRRIALMKLQSMGIHIDKLTAEQEKYLSSWEMGT, encoded by the coding sequence ATGAAACACCATATTAAAGACGAAAAACTCGCTGCTAAAGGAAAACTCCGGATAGAATGGGCCGGCCAGAGTATGCCCGTGCTCAATATTATCCGGGACCGCTTTGAAAAGGAAAAGCCGCTCAAAGGCGTGCGCATTGCCGCCTGTCTTCATGTGACCACGGAAACAGCGGCCCTGATGGAGACGCTAAAGGCCGGGGGCGCGGATGTGGCCATCTGCGCTTCTAATCCCCTCAGCACACAGGACGATGTAGCCGCCTCTTTGGTTAAGAATAGCGGCATCCCCGTCTTTGCCATTAAAGGCGAAGACCATGATACCTACTACAGCCACATCCGCTCTGTGCTGAAAATAAAACCTATGATAACTATGGATGACGGCGCCGACCTGGTATCGACGCTCCATTCAGAGAAAAAAGACCTTATCCCCTCTATCCTGGCCGGCACAGAAGAGACAACCACCGGAGTCATCCGGCTACGCAGTATGGCCATGGATAAGGTCCTCGGTTATCCTATAATCGCCGTAAATGACGCCAAGACCAAACACTTCTTTGATAATCGCTACGGAACCGGTCAGAGCACCATCGACGGCATCATCAGGGCCACCAATCGTCTCCTGGCCGGAAGCGTCTTTGTGGTCTGCGGTTATGGTTGGTGCGGCCGGGGATTAGCTAGCCGGGCCCGGGGCATGGGAGCGCGGGTTATTATTACCGAGGTTGATCCTCTGAAGTCGCTGGAAGCGGTCATGGACGGCTATGCCGTCATGCCCATGGAAGAGGCCACCCGGATCGGGGATATTTATTGCACACTTACCGGTAATATCCATGTCATACGCAAGGAACACTTTCTTAAAATGAAAGATGGGGCCATCGTCTCCAACTCCGGCCACTTTAACGTCGAGCTGGACCTGGACGGCCTGGCGGAGGTAACCGAAAAAAGGCGCATGATCCGGGAATATGTAGAAGAATATACACTGGCCAACGGCAAACGGGTTTACGTATTAGGAGAAGGACGGCTCATTAACCTGGCTGCGGCCGAAGGACATCCATCGAGCGTCATGGACATGAGTTTTGCCAATCAGGCCTTGTCCGCTGAATACATAGCAAAACACCATGGTCAGATGAGAAAAGAGGTTTACCCGGTTCCGGAAGAGATCGACCGCCGGATCGCCTTAATGAAACTCCAGTCTATGGGAATACACATCGATAAGCTGACGGCAGAACAGGAAAAATACCTTAGTTCCTGGGAAATGGGAACGTAA
- the metK gene encoding methionine adenosyltransferase, translated as MFMKNCLFTSESVTEGHPDKVADQISDAILDAILEKDKMGRVACETLVTTGMVLLAGEITTDCYVDMPQIVRGAIKEIGYTDSSMGFDWQTCAVLSSIDKQSPDIAQGVNGTGLYHEMGAGDQGLMFGYASDETPDFMPMPIWYAHKLAMRLAEVRKKGILTFLRPDGKTQVTVRYVNGEPVSIPTVVIAAQHTPEVSYKEIKEAIVEEVIREVIPAHLMTGDTEYLINTTGRFVVGGPLADCGVTGRKIIVDTYGGRGHHGGGAFSGKDPSKVDRSPSYMARYVAKNVVAAGLARECEVQVAYSIGLARPLSINLNTYSTEAIPNDRIVKIITENFSFKPADVISYLDLRRPIFKKTAAYGHFGRPEPEFTWEKLDKVELLKDKAGL; from the coding sequence ATGTTCATGAAAAATTGCCTTTTTACCTCAGAATCGGTTACCGAGGGACATCCGGATAAGGTAGCCGACCAGATCTCTGATGCTATCCTTGACGCTATACTGGAAAAGGATAAAATGGGCCGGGTGGCCTGTGAGACATTGGTGACTACCGGCATGGTCCTGTTAGCCGGCGAGATCACTACGGATTGCTATGTAGATATGCCGCAAATTGTGCGCGGCGCCATAAAAGAAATCGGCTATACAGACTCATCCATGGGTTTTGACTGGCAGACCTGTGCTGTTCTTTCCAGCATCGATAAACAGTCTCCGGATATTGCACAGGGCGTAAACGGCACCGGCCTCTACCATGAAATGGGAGCCGGCGATCAGGGCCTCATGTTTGGCTATGCCTCTGACGAAACCCCGGATTTCATGCCCATGCCTATCTGGTATGCCCACAAGCTGGCCATGCGCCTGGCTGAAGTGCGAAAGAAGGGAATACTTACCTTTTTGAGACCGGATGGCAAGACCCAGGTTACGGTCCGTTATGTCAATGGGGAGCCGGTATCCATACCAACTGTGGTTATTGCCGCCCAGCATACCCCGGAAGTGTCCTATAAAGAGATTAAAGAGGCCATTGTTGAGGAAGTTATCAGGGAGGTCATCCCGGCGCACCTCATGACCGGCGATACAGAATACCTGATCAATACGACCGGCCGTTTTGTCGTGGGCGGGCCGCTGGCCGATTGTGGCGTCACCGGGCGAAAAATCATTGTCGATACCTATGGAGGCCGCGGACACCATGGCGGCGGGGCCTTTTCCGGAAAAGACCCCTCTAAGGTGGATCGCAGTCCCTCCTATATGGCCAGATATGTGGCCAAGAATGTGGTGGCCGCCGGTCTGGCGCGGGAATGCGAGGTTCAGGTGGCTTATAGTATCGGTCTGGCCAGGCCGCTTTCCATCAACCTAAATACCTATAGCACAGAGGCCATCCCTAACGACCGGATTGTTAAGATCATTACGGAGAATTTCAGCTTCAAGCCGGCCGACGTTATCAGCTATTTGGATTTAAGACGCCCCATATTCAAGAAAACAGCGGCTTACGGACACTTCGGCCGGCCGGAGCCGGAGTTCACGTGGGAAAAGCTGGATAAGGTGGAATTATTGAAAGACAAAGCCGGGCTATAA
- a CDS encoding DUF502 domain-containing protein, protein MKQFISKIKNLFLTGLLILIPIFVTIYVATGMINFIDSIGDILPKKFNPETYLPFHIPGLGIIYTVIMALIAGLLVRNYIGKKALGYWEMVVDKIPLVRVLYGALRQVSEAIFVKGDTQFKKVVLIEYPRRGIYSLGFITGKAGDKLSANTRPHMVGVFVPTTPNPTSGFYLIVPEEDIINVDISIEDAFKLILSGGMVSPS, encoded by the coding sequence ATGAAGCAATTCATAAGCAAGATAAAAAATCTATTTTTGACCGGGCTTTTAATTCTCATCCCCATCTTCGTGACGATATACGTCGCAACAGGGATGATAAATTTTATTGATTCAATCGGGGACATCCTCCCGAAGAAGTTCAATCCTGAGACCTACCTACCCTTCCATATCCCGGGCCTGGGCATCATATACACCGTAATTATGGCCCTGATTGCCGGGCTTCTGGTCCGCAACTATATCGGCAAAAAGGCCCTGGGCTACTGGGAAATGGTCGTAGATAAAATCCCCCTGGTCAGGGTGCTTTACGGCGCCCTCAGGCAGGTCTCGGAGGCCATATTTGTCAAGGGCGATACCCAGTTTAAGAAGGTAGTATTGATTGAATACCCCCGCCGGGGTATTTATAGTCTTGGTTTTATCACCGGGAAGGCCGGCGATAAACTGTCTGCAAACACCCGTCCTCACATGGTCGGTGTTTTTGTACCCACAACCCCTAACCCCACCTCTGGATTTTATCTTATCGTACCGGAAGAAGATATTATTAATGTGGATATCTCTATCGAAGATGCCTTTAAGCTTATTCTTTCGGGTGGTATGGTTAGTCCAAGCTAA
- a CDS encoding aspartate 1-decarboxylase, with protein sequence MQRLMLKSKLHRVKVTEADLNYEGSLTIDASLMRAAGILPFEMVRVYNINNGERFETYAIEGLPDSGVICLNGAAARKGVVGDLLIVATYALYSEDELAGYRPRLVHVDKDNRIV encoded by the coding sequence ATGCAACGGCTTATGCTGAAATCAAAACTGCACCGCGTAAAGGTAACGGAGGCCGATCTGAATTACGAAGGCAGCCTGACCATAGACGCCTCCCTTATGAGGGCCGCGGGCATCTTACCTTTCGAAATGGTCCGGGTCTATAATATAAACAACGGCGAACGTTTTGAGACTTACGCTATTGAGGGCCTGCCTGATTCCGGCGTTATCTGTCTTAATGGCGCAGCGGCCCGCAAGGGAGTGGTCGGCGACCTGCTCATAGTAGCCACTTACGCCCTTTACAGCGAAGATGAATTGGCAGGCTACAGACCGCGCCTTGTACACGTAGATAAAGATAACCGCATCGTTTGA
- the panC gene encoding pantoate--beta-alanine ligase has protein sequence MKIIKSVARMQSLSMQKRTEGKRIALVPTMGFFHAGHISLMTYARNRCDLLVVSIFVNPMQFGPSEDLERYPRDLKRDRVMAEKAGADVLFCPSAQDMYPRGFQTHVEVEQLTQPLCGRRRPGHFRGVTTVVTKLFNIVQPHEAVFGLKDYQQWLAIRHMAGDLNMAVKVTGRPIVREKDGLAMSSRNTCLSPAERKAALSLQQAISVAKDLVRKGEKGPERIKKAIKELITSYNSAKIEIEYISFCHPETLDERDIIKDKTLLAIAARVGKTRLIDNCLLSTGGK, from the coding sequence ATGAAGATAATAAAATCCGTGGCCAGGATGCAATCCCTGTCCATGCAAAAAAGGACTGAAGGCAAACGGATTGCCCTTGTCCCTACCATGGGGTTCTTCCATGCGGGACATATAAGCCTCATGACCTATGCCCGTAACAGATGCGACCTCCTGGTGGTGAGCATCTTTGTAAACCCCATGCAATTCGGCCCGTCAGAGGACCTTGAACGCTATCCGCGTGACCTTAAACGCGACCGGGTAATGGCTGAAAAGGCCGGAGCGGATGTCCTCTTCTGTCCGTCCGCACAAGACATGTACCCACGGGGATTTCAGACGCATGTGGAGGTGGAACAACTAACCCAACCGCTCTGTGGCCGTCGCCGACCGGGACACTTTCGCGGGGTAACCACGGTAGTAACTAAACTTTTTAATATCGTACAACCTCATGAGGCCGTATTCGGGCTGAAAGATTACCAGCAATGGCTGGCCATCCGCCATATGGCCGGTGATTTAAACATGGCGGTCAAGGTTACAGGCCGGCCCATCGTCCGTGAAAAAGACGGCCTGGCCATGAGTTCGCGCAACACCTGCTTATCCCCGGCAGAGAGAAAGGCGGCGCTCAGCCTTCAACAGGCCATTTCCGTGGCTAAGGATCTGGTCCGTAAAGGAGAAAAAGGCCCTGAACGGATAAAGAAGGCTATAAAAGAACTGATAACTTCATATAATAGCGCTAAGATAGAAATAGAATATATCAGTTTTTGTCATCCGGAGACATTAGATGAACGAGATATAATCAAAGATAAGACCTTGCTGGCCATAGCCGCCCGGGTAGGAAAAACACGTCTTATCGACAATTGTCTTTTATCCACAGGAGGAAAATGA
- the rsmA gene encoding 16S rRNA (adenine(1518)-N(6)/adenine(1519)-N(6))-dimethyltransferase RsmA: MTSPQGLLKKYDIRPSKSRGQNFLINPDIARAIIEKAGLGAEDIVIEVGMGLGILTLPLAAKVKKLISFEVDPRLIAIVKEEYTLPSTLEIVHQDILKVDFQALERKYRQKLKIIGNLPYYISSPILFKIWECRSSFKNAFVMLQKEVAERIVAPPGSKTYGILAVFFNYCATIEKVLRAPAAQFYPRPEVDSMVLGFHLRPPEVIAEDESLFKKIVKSAFQKRRKTLQNALAHPGFPPELIRSVLGTLNIDGQRRAETLGVNDFVQISNLLRKAAISC, translated from the coding sequence ATGACCAGCCCGCAAGGATTACTAAAAAAGTACGACATACGGCCCTCAAAGAGCCGGGGGCAAAATTTCCTTATAAACCCGGACATCGCTAGGGCCATAATTGAAAAGGCGGGATTGGGGGCAGAGGACATAGTCATTGAAGTGGGCATGGGCCTGGGCATTCTCACCCTTCCCCTGGCCGCCAAGGTCAAAAAACTCATTAGCTTCGAAGTTGACCCGCGCCTGATTGCTATCGTGAAGGAAGAATATACCCTCCCTTCCACGCTGGAAATAGTACACCAGGACATACTGAAAGTTGACTTTCAGGCATTGGAAAGAAAATATAGACAAAAACTAAAGATAATAGGGAACCTGCCTTACTATATTTCCAGCCCTATACTTTTTAAGATATGGGAATGTCGGTCTTCGTTTAAAAATGCCTTTGTTATGCTCCAAAAGGAGGTGGCCGAAAGGATCGTCGCCCCACCCGGCAGCAAAACATATGGTATTCTTGCCGTGTTCTTCAATTATTGCGCCACCATCGAAAAGGTCTTAAGAGCGCCTGCCGCTCAATTCTATCCCAGACCGGAAGTAGATTCTATGGTCCTGGGGTTTCATCTCCGCCCCCCGGAGGTAATCGCTGAGGATGAATCCCTCTTTAAAAAAATAGTCAAAAGCGCCTTCCAGAAACGCCGCAAGACCCTGCAAAATGCCCTCGCACACCCCGGCTTTCCTCCTGAACTGATTAGAAGCGTCCTGGGAACCCTGAACATTGATGGACAGAGAAGGGCCGAAACCCTGGGGGTTAATGATTTTGTTCAGATAAGTAATCTACTGAGAAAAGCGGCTATCAGCTGTTAG
- a CDS encoding DUF2062 domain-containing protein → MTLKRTLRYYYLRMKNLKGNPRAIACGMAIGVFIGLTPTIPFHTVMILLATSLLSSSRIAGLIGAIIISNPVTIPIYYYLAYYLGKWVTSFEMKLPHTYSIIDIARAGWELVLTMLIGGVILGIIPAVITYFLTLYIFKHLRTKRRARRSI, encoded by the coding sequence ATGACTTTAAAAAGGACATTAAGATACTATTATCTCCGCATGAAGAACCTCAAGGGCAATCCCCGGGCGATTGCCTGCGGCATGGCCATTGGTGTCTTTATCGGCCTTACCCCAACCATACCATTCCACACGGTGATGATCCTCCTGGCAACCTCTCTATTGAGCAGCAGCCGCATAGCTGGGCTTATCGGGGCCATTATAATCAGTAATCCCGTCACCATACCCATCTACTATTACCTAGCCTATTACCTCGGGAAATGGGTCACCTCTTTTGAAATGAAACTGCCACATACCTATTCTATTATCGATATAGCCCGCGCCGGCTGGGAGTTAGTGCTCACTATGCTCATTGGTGGAGTGATCCTCGGCATTATACCAGCGGTTATTACCTATTTCCTTACACTTTACATCTTTAAGCACCTCAGGACAAAGCGCCGGGCCAGACGGTCCATATAA